The following are encoded together in the Bradyrhizobium algeriense genome:
- a CDS encoding lytic murein transglycosylase — protein sequence MNTSKQLTVAFVALSTLTFLSPQVHAAQCGSSSAGYFAWKQEFAGEARAKGISAPTIQALMATNYAQATINADRGQRSFNLSLDQFLAKRGATTIVAKGRQLKQSQGALFASIQSRYGVPPGPLLAIWGMETGFGSQRGNQNMLASIATLAYDCRRSAYFTEHLYAALQLIDRGALSPTQRGSMHGEVGQTQFMPKAILAYGTGNLENAANALTSTANFLKAHGWRTGAGYQPGEPNFAAIQAWNAAGVYQKAIALMGRQIDGGE from the coding sequence ATGAACACGAGCAAGCAATTGACGGTCGCCTTCGTCGCTCTGTCCACACTCACCTTCCTGTCCCCCCAGGTCCACGCCGCCCAATGCGGCAGCTCGTCCGCCGGCTATTTCGCCTGGAAGCAGGAGTTCGCCGGCGAAGCCCGCGCCAAGGGCATCAGCGCCCCGACCATCCAGGCGCTGATGGCGACGAACTACGCGCAAGCGACCATCAATGCCGATCGCGGCCAGCGCAGTTTTAATCTCTCGCTCGATCAGTTTCTCGCCAAGCGCGGGGCCACGACCATCGTCGCGAAGGGGCGGCAGCTCAAGCAATCGCAGGGCGCGCTGTTCGCGTCCATTCAGAGCCGCTACGGCGTGCCGCCGGGTCCGCTGCTCGCGATCTGGGGAATGGAGACCGGGTTCGGCAGCCAGCGCGGCAACCAGAACATGCTCGCCTCGATCGCGACGCTCGCCTATGACTGCCGGCGCTCGGCCTATTTCACCGAACACCTTTACGCGGCGTTGCAATTGATCGATCGCGGCGCGCTGTCGCCGACGCAGCGCGGCTCGATGCATGGCGAAGTCGGCCAGACCCAGTTCATGCCCAAAGCCATTCTGGCCTACGGCACCGGCAATCTCGAAAACGCGGCCAATGCGCTGACCTCGACCGCGAACTTTCTGAAAGCCCATGGCTGGCGCACGGGCGCGGGCTATCAGCCGGGCGAGCCGAATTTTGCGGCGATCCAGGCCTGGAACGCCGCAGGCGTCTATCAGAAAGCGATCGCGCTGATGGGCCGCCAGATCGACGGCGGGGAGTAG
- a CDS encoding lytic murein transglycosylase, with protein MRILHWAIFVGAVICSTPTYAARCGGDFNTFVAAMSQEAAAAGVSQAVISQALSGVTQDPAVLAFDRRQRGTFNKTFEQYVSTRVGPGRINIGRQMLQRHGSLLARIEQKFGVPPEIVVAIWGLESDYGKGDIGKMPVIRTLATMAHDCRRTELFQGELLAALKIVQRGDLPLRDLIGAFAGEIGQTQFLPSSYIKYGVDFDGNGHVDLRHSVPDVLASTANLLHTSGFKGGAPYGEGTANFEAMREWNRATIYRKTIGYFADRLVGR; from the coding sequence ATGCGCATACTTCACTGGGCCATTTTTGTTGGCGCCGTCATCTGCTCCACCCCCACTTACGCCGCCCGCTGCGGCGGCGATTTCAACACCTTCGTGGCGGCGATGTCGCAGGAAGCCGCCGCGGCTGGCGTTTCGCAGGCCGTGATCAGCCAGGCGCTTTCGGGCGTCACGCAGGACCCGGCAGTGCTCGCCTTCGACCGGCGACAGCGCGGCACCTTCAACAAGACGTTCGAGCAGTATGTCTCCACCCGCGTCGGTCCCGGGCGCATCAACATCGGCCGGCAGATGCTGCAACGGCACGGCTCGCTGCTGGCGCGCATCGAGCAGAAGTTTGGCGTGCCGCCGGAAATCGTGGTCGCGATCTGGGGGCTGGAGTCCGATTACGGAAAGGGCGACATCGGCAAGATGCCGGTGATCCGCACGCTCGCTACCATGGCGCATGATTGCCGCCGCACCGAACTGTTCCAGGGCGAGTTGCTGGCGGCGCTGAAGATCGTGCAGCGCGGCGATCTCCCTTTGCGCGATTTGATCGGTGCCTTCGCCGGCGAAATCGGCCAGACGCAATTTCTGCCGTCGTCCTATATCAAATACGGCGTCGATTTCGACGGCAACGGTCACGTCGATTTGCGCCACAGCGTGCCCGATGTTCTGGCCTCCACCGCGAACCTGCTGCACACGAGCGGCTTCAAGGGCGGCGCACCGTACGGCGAGGGCACCGCGAATTTCGAAGCTATGCGCGAATGGAACAGGGCGACGATCTACCGCAAGACGATCGGGTATTTTGCCGACAGGCTGGTGGGGCGGTAA
- a CDS encoding SDR family NAD(P)-dependent oxidoreductase — protein MTAISGSAAAVTGAASGIGRALALELAARGCDLALADRDEAGLQQVAAEIAKVATRKVSTHRVDVGEPAQIQQFAQAAIAAHPSLNIVINNAGVALLGAFNEVDQAQMEWLININFWGVVHGTRAFLPHLSLKPEAHIVNVSSIFGIIAPPGQTAYCAAKFAVRGFSESLRHELAVANSPVKLSVVHPGGVLTNIVRNSRTGAGITDNARRAESIDRFDAIAKTTPPVAAQRIITGIEKNQPRILIGNDAWFMDLLQRFRPATYWAMLAKRIGKMEEKGK, from the coding sequence ATGACTGCAATATCCGGAAGCGCGGCCGCCGTGACCGGCGCCGCCAGCGGCATCGGCCGCGCGCTCGCGCTGGAACTGGCCGCGCGCGGCTGCGACCTGGCGCTCGCCGACCGCGACGAGGCCGGGCTGCAGCAGGTGGCCGCCGAGATCGCCAAAGTGGCCACGCGCAAGGTATCAACCCACCGCGTCGATGTCGGCGAGCCCGCCCAGATCCAGCAATTCGCGCAAGCGGCCATTGCCGCCCACCCCTCGCTGAACATCGTCATCAACAATGCCGGCGTCGCACTCCTTGGCGCCTTCAACGAGGTCGACCAGGCGCAGATGGAATGGCTGATCAACATCAATTTCTGGGGCGTGGTGCACGGCACGCGCGCGTTCCTGCCGCATCTGTCGCTCAAGCCGGAGGCGCATATCGTCAACGTCTCCTCGATCTTCGGCATCATCGCCCCGCCCGGCCAGACCGCCTATTGCGCGGCCAAGTTCGCGGTGCGGGGCTTTTCGGAAAGCCTGCGGCATGAACTGGCTGTCGCGAACAGCCCGGTGAAGCTGTCGGTGGTGCATCCCGGCGGCGTGCTGACCAACATCGTGCGCAACTCCCGCACCGGCGCCGGCATCACCGACAATGCACGCCGCGCCGAATCGATCGATCGGTTTGATGCGATCGCCAAGACCACGCCGCCGGTTGCAGCCCAGCGCATCATCACCGGCATCGAGAAAAACCAGCCACGCATTCTGATCGGCAACGACGCGTGGTTCATGGATCTGTTGCAACGGTTTCGTCCGGCGACGTACTGGGCGATGCTGGCGAAGCGGATTGGGAAGATGGAGGAGAAGGGGAAGTGA
- a CDS encoding response regulator, translating into MGQSKPYRATALIVEDDPMQRDMICLLLEESEVDVIECESAEAAELVLERAADSLVLMMTDVQLAGNMDGVELAHIARKYNPEMGVIVTSGKPLHQELPDGVQFWSKPWAPLDVIREAERMVYERRRHNEAERRPRS; encoded by the coding sequence ATGGGACAATCAAAACCATATCGCGCGACGGCCCTCATCGTCGAAGACGATCCGATGCAACGGGATATGATTTGCCTGCTGCTGGAAGAGAGCGAGGTCGATGTCATCGAATGCGAGAGTGCGGAGGCTGCCGAGCTGGTGCTGGAGCGCGCCGCCGATAGCCTGGTCCTGATGATGACCGACGTGCAGCTTGCCGGCAACATGGACGGGGTCGAGCTCGCGCACATCGCCAGGAAGTACAATCCCGAGATGGGGGTGATCGTCACCTCAGGCAAACCGCTGCATCAGGAATTGCCCGATGGCGTCCAGTTCTGGTCCAAGCCGTGGGCGCCGCTCGACGTGATCCGCGAAGCGGAACGGATGGTGTATGAAAGGCGCCGCCACAACGAGGCCGAGCGGCGCCCGCGTTCGTAA
- a CDS encoding LysE family translocator: MTLSFLLTSLIVVASPGTGVLYTLAVALTLGARPSLAAAFGCTLGILPHMLAAMLGLAAVLHTSALAFAALKWCGVVYLLYMAWQALRETGALSIDTRPAAATRSSRRVIVTAILINILNPKLSIFFLAFLPQFIAVDEPHPLARMLELSAAFMAMTFAVFAVYGLFAASLHDRVITRPKVMAWLRRSFAAGFAALGAKLALAER; the protein is encoded by the coding sequence ATGACGCTGTCGTTTCTGTTGACCTCGCTGATCGTAGTCGCCTCGCCCGGCACCGGCGTGCTCTATACGCTCGCGGTGGCGCTGACGCTGGGAGCGCGGCCGAGCCTTGCGGCGGCCTTCGGCTGCACGCTCGGCATCCTGCCGCACATGCTGGCCGCCATGCTCGGGCTTGCCGCGGTGCTGCATACCAGTGCCCTGGCGTTTGCCGCGCTGAAATGGTGCGGCGTGGTCTATCTGCTCTATATGGCCTGGCAGGCGTTGCGCGAGACAGGCGCGCTGTCGATCGACACGCGCCCGGCGGCGGCCACCCGCTCCAGCCGGCGCGTCATCGTGACCGCGATCCTGATCAACATCCTCAATCCGAAACTGTCGATCTTCTTCCTGGCCTTCCTGCCGCAGTTCATAGCCGTCGACGAGCCGCACCCGTTGGCGCGGATGCTGGAATTGAGCGCGGCCTTCATGGCGATGACGTTTGCGGTGTTCGCGGTCTATGGCCTGTTCGCAGCCTCGCTGCACGACCGCGTCATCACGCGCCCGAAGGTGATGGCCTGGCTGCGCCGGAGTTTTGCGGCGGGATTTGCCGCACTCGGCGCCAAGCTGGCGCTGGCGGAGCGCTGA
- a CDS encoding GGDEF domain-containing protein, with translation MLSVPTLWTVFVINFLALGLIWAYVMRSYPSFEAARFWTGSAFVAAAGAAMAMLRVTFPDSLVPLLFAGTALILAICLAAMGIRKFFDQPVSWRLTVLVTGLGAAGLCFFTFVYDSVPARMTVFTIAQALPMVLSLKLLLGRHEGRVNPGARLAGVVTILIMAIFVARWIGAVTSAGGGFSYMHFNPVQSVVILVLVFLSMSLNFGFLLMAMDRLRNEVADLALLDDLTGVGNRRYLLQRLTEECTRSERSGQPFALLVIDLDGFKGINDTHGHAAGDACLQHFTLMAQTRLRPGDMLARTGGDEFCIVLPSSTLREGAMIARRVLEVCRADAEQCAGNDIPIAVSIGVAQWAREMGAYPDRLIAAADHALYDAKKAGRNGFATYDPAPPLAPEPATSGIADIGLRQRA, from the coding sequence ATGCTGAGCGTTCCGACGCTTTGGACGGTGTTCGTCATCAATTTTCTCGCGCTGGGCCTGATCTGGGCCTACGTCATGCGCAGCTATCCGTCGTTCGAAGCCGCGCGGTTCTGGACCGGTTCGGCATTCGTTGCGGCGGCCGGCGCGGCAATGGCGATGCTGCGCGTGACTTTCCCGGATTCACTGGTGCCGCTGCTGTTTGCCGGCACCGCGTTGATCCTGGCGATCTGCCTGGCTGCGATGGGTATCCGCAAGTTCTTCGATCAACCGGTTTCCTGGCGCCTCACCGTGCTGGTCACCGGGCTTGGCGCAGCCGGATTGTGCTTTTTCACTTTCGTCTACGACAGCGTGCCCGCGCGCATGACCGTCTTCACGATCGCCCAGGCGCTGCCGATGGTGCTGAGCCTGAAGCTGTTGCTCGGCCGGCACGAGGGGCGCGTCAATCCGGGCGCGCGGCTCGCCGGCGTCGTCACCATTCTCATCATGGCCATTTTCGTCGCCAGGTGGATCGGCGCGGTGACCAGCGCGGGCGGCGGATTCTCCTATATGCATTTCAACCCGGTGCAATCGGTCGTCATCCTGGTGCTGGTGTTCCTGTCGATGTCGCTGAATTTCGGCTTCCTGCTGATGGCGATGGACCGCCTGCGCAACGAGGTCGCGGATCTCGCGCTGCTCGACGATCTCACCGGCGTCGGCAACCGCCGCTATCTGCTGCAGCGCCTCACGGAGGAATGCACGCGCTCCGAACGCTCAGGTCAGCCGTTCGCGCTGCTGGTGATCGATCTCGACGGCTTCAAGGGCATCAACGATACCCACGGCCATGCCGCCGGCGATGCCTGCCTGCAGCATTTCACCCTGATGGCGCAAACACGCCTGCGGCCCGGCGACATGCTGGCGCGGACCGGCGGCGACGAGTTCTGCATCGTGCTGCCGTCCTCGACGCTGCGCGAAGGCGCCATGATCGCGCGCCGCGTGCTGGAGGTCTGCCGTGCGGACGCCGAGCAATGCGCCGGCAACGACATTCCGATCGCGGTCTCGATCGGCGTCGCGCAATGGGCCCGCGAGATGGGCGCTTATCCCGACCGCCTGATTGCGGCCGCCGACCATGCGCTGTACGACGCCAAGAAGGCCGGCCGCAACGGCTTTGCGACCTACGACCCGGCGCCGCCACTGGCGCCCGAACCCGCAACGTCGGGAATAGCGGATATCGGCCTGCGCCAGCGGGCCTGA
- a CDS encoding N-acetylmuramoyl-L-alanine amidase — MNFRLVAAALFTFQFPACAAAQTPDLAAIARASGTPDIPGLKVVWLAPWGDLAKSHPWRNIIVHQTEGPAGSARGGAQAQSKNPTRRGVMVWVETDGTVYWAVAEHLVPTHGDGANRNDNKYIDNGPTYRQVVGNNSIGVEFAGNFPDVTRGPTEAQVAAWRILVKVLRARYGIPLDRVYAHNWIDYKDARYCEGCVLAKLAREWGE, encoded by the coding sequence ATGAATTTTCGTCTCGTCGCGGCCGCACTGTTCACCTTCCAGTTTCCCGCTTGCGCCGCCGCGCAAACGCCCGACCTCGCCGCGATCGCGCGCGCGTCCGGCACACCCGATATTCCCGGGTTGAAGGTGGTCTGGCTCGCGCCGTGGGGCGACCTCGCGAAATCTCATCCCTGGCGCAACATCATCGTGCACCAGACCGAAGGGCCGGCAGGCTCCGCGCGCGGCGGCGCGCAGGCGCAGTCGAAGAACCCGACCCGGCGCGGCGTCATGGTCTGGGTCGAAACCGACGGCACGGTGTACTGGGCGGTCGCCGAACATCTCGTTCCGACCCATGGCGACGGCGCCAACCGCAACGACAACAAGTATATCGACAACGGCCCGACCTATCGCCAGGTCGTCGGCAACAATTCGATCGGCGTCGAATTCGCCGGCAATTTTCCCGACGTGACGCGCGGTCCGACCGAGGCGCAGGTCGCGGCGTGGCGAATTCTGGTGAAGGTGTTGCGCGCGCGTTACGGCATTCCGCTCGATCGCGTCTACGCGCATAACTGGATCGACTACAAGGACGCCCGCTATTGCGAAGGCTGCGTGCTGGCGAAGCTGGCGCGGGAGTGGGGGGAGTAG
- the rpoH gene encoding RNA polymerase sigma factor RpoH produces MARTATLPVLNGESGLSRYLAEIRKFPMLEPQQEYMFAKRWREHDDRDAAHHLVTSHLRLVAKIAMGYRGYGLPISEVVSEGNVGLMQAVKRFEPEKGFRLATYAMWWIKASIQEYILRSWSLVKMGTTANQKKLFFNLRKAKSKISALDEGDLRPDQVKLIAKRLGVTDQDVVDMNRRLGGDASLNAPIRDDGEAGEWQDWLVDNSPNQEAVMAEHEEFDHRRQALNGAIGVLNPRERRIFEARRLAEEPMTLEDLAAEFGVSRERVRQIEVRAFEKVQSAVKGTIARQEAEALEAAL; encoded by the coding sequence ATGGCCCGTACAGCTACGTTGCCGGTTCTCAATGGAGAATCCGGCCTTTCCAGATACCTCGCCGAGATCCGCAAATTCCCGATGCTGGAGCCCCAGCAGGAATACATGTTCGCCAAGCGTTGGCGCGAACATGACGATCGCGACGCGGCACATCACCTTGTCACCAGCCATCTCCGGCTCGTGGCCAAGATCGCCATGGGCTATCGCGGCTACGGCTTGCCGATTTCCGAGGTCGTCTCGGAAGGCAATGTCGGCCTGATGCAGGCGGTCAAGCGGTTCGAGCCCGAGAAGGGTTTTCGTCTCGCTACCTACGCCATGTGGTGGATCAAGGCGTCGATACAAGAGTACATTCTGCGTTCCTGGTCACTCGTGAAAATGGGAACCACCGCGAACCAGAAGAAGCTCTTCTTCAACCTGCGCAAGGCGAAGAGCAAGATCTCCGCGCTGGACGAGGGCGATCTCCGCCCCGACCAGGTGAAGTTGATTGCCAAGCGCCTCGGCGTGACGGATCAGGACGTGGTCGACATGAACCGCCGCCTCGGCGGCGACGCGTCGCTCAACGCGCCGATCCGCGACGACGGTGAAGCCGGCGAATGGCAGGACTGGCTGGTCGATAACTCGCCCAACCAGGAAGCCGTGATGGCCGAGCACGAGGAGTTCGATCACCGCCGACAGGCGCTGAACGGCGCCATCGGCGTGCTCAACCCGCGCGAACGCCGCATCTTCGAGGCGCGGCGTCTGGCGGAAGAGCCGATGACACTGGAAGACCTCGCCGCCGAATTCGGCGTCTCGCGCGAACGCGTGCGGCAGATCGAGGTCCGCGCTTTCGAAAAGGTGCAGTCGGCCGTCAAGGGCACGATTGCCCGGCAGGAAGCCGAAGCGCTCGAAGCCGCGCTCTGA
- a CDS encoding RluA family pseudouridine synthase, with protein MQGSALEQGSSNGGQRLEVTVGGDEGSPRLDRVLAVLRPELSRSRLKALILAGSVTAKGAPIRDPAYHVTAGDTITIDVPEAVAPEPLGEDIALDIVHEDDDIIVIDKPKGLVVHPAAGHESGTLVNALIAHCGASLSGIGGVRRPGIVHRLDKDTTGLMVIAKNDQAHQSLTAQFADHGRTGPMQRGYMAFIWGVPNRQRGTVDAPIDRHPYAREKMAVRPGGREAVTHWELQAAYQGRDGKPVASLLACQLETGRTHQIRVHLAHIGHPLMGDAVYGPHFKTKAGQLGIQGKDALTALGRQALHAYLLALEHPRTGEFLHWEAALPEDLLLLQRALEAAL; from the coding sequence ATGCAAGGCTCTGCTTTGGAACAAGGCTCATCTAACGGCGGTCAAAGGCTGGAGGTTACCGTCGGCGGCGACGAGGGATCGCCCCGCCTCGACCGCGTGCTCGCGGTGCTCCGCCCGGAACTGTCGCGTTCGCGGCTGAAGGCGCTGATTCTGGCCGGTTCCGTTACCGCCAAAGGCGCCCCCATCCGCGACCCCGCTTATCATGTCACTGCCGGCGATACGATCACAATCGACGTGCCCGAAGCGGTGGCGCCGGAGCCGTTGGGCGAGGATATCGCGCTCGATATCGTCCATGAGGACGACGACATCATCGTCATCGACAAGCCGAAGGGGCTGGTCGTGCATCCGGCCGCCGGCCACGAGAGCGGCACGCTGGTCAACGCGCTGATCGCCCATTGCGGCGCCAGCCTTTCCGGCATCGGCGGCGTCCGCCGGCCGGGCATCGTGCACCGGCTCGACAAGGACACCACCGGGCTGATGGTGATCGCCAAGAACGACCAGGCGCATCAATCGCTGACCGCGCAATTCGCCGATCACGGCCGCACTGGCCCGATGCAACGCGGCTACATGGCCTTCATCTGGGGCGTGCCCAACCGCCAGCGCGGCACGGTCGACGCGCCGATCGACCGGCATCCTTATGCCCGTGAAAAGATGGCGGTGCGCCCGGGCGGACGCGAGGCGGTCACGCACTGGGAATTGCAGGCGGCGTATCAGGGGCGCGACGGCAAGCCGGTCGCCTCGCTTTTGGCCTGCCAGCTCGAGACCGGGCGGACCCATCAGATCCGGGTGCACCTCGCCCATATCGGCCACCCCCTGATGGGCGATGCCGTCTATGGCCCGCACTTCAAGACCAAGGCCGGGCAGCTCGGTATCCAAGGTAAGGATGCACTCACCGCCCTCGGCCGGCAGGCGCTGCACGCCTACCTGCTCGCCCTGGAACACCCCCGAACCGGGGAATTTTTGCATTGGGAGGCGGCCCTGCCGGAGGATTTGCTCCTCCTGCAACGGGCGCTGGAAGCGGCGCTATGA